The DNA window GGGCGTGGTGCCCGAGCCGCCTCCCGAGGATCCCGGCGCGCGGGCCAGATTTTTGGGGCGCGAGCGGAGCATACTGTTCGTCGCCTGCACCCGCGCCCGTGCCATGCTCTATATCTCCCATTACGGAAGAGGCAGCCCCTTTTTACCACTCTGATCACATAGTCTGAACTGCGGATACTTCCCATTGCCGGTTGGACCTCAATGAACCTCAGCCTGAGCGACCTCGCGCCACCCGTGCGCTGGACCTCCCCTGGGCAGGTCGCGCCTGTCCTGGAGGAGCCACAGCTGCCCGAGGCCTGGTGGCAGGCGCTCCCCCTCGACCGTGCCTGCGCCGTCGTCGGCACGCAGACCGTGGCCGGCCACCTGGCCGACCTCGCCGTGGCCTTCTGGGGGCACCTGCAACTGGGCGACGTCCTGCCGCTGCTGCGCTTCTCCGACCCCGCCGAGGCCGAGCGGACGCCGGAGACGCTGGGCAAGGACGTGGTGCAGAAACTGTTCACCGGCGTGTTCGAGCGGCTGCTCGAACCCGTCCCCGAGGCGGCCCCGGCCCCCGCCCGCCCGGACCGGCCGCTCCCCGAGGTGATCGACGAGCTGTTCGCCACGCTCGACGACCGGCAGCGCGCCATCGCCCGCGACCGCCTGTACGCCGCGCAGCGCGCCACGCTGGACGAGCTGGCGCAGCGGTTCTCGGTGACGCGCGAACGCATCAGGCAGATCGAGCGCGACCTGCGCGACCACGTCGAGAGCTGGCTGGCCGGCCAGGACGCCGCGCCGCTCGTGGCGCACGTGACGTGGCTGCGCGGCCGGCTCGGCTCGGCCGCGCCCGCCGACGACCTCCAGGCCACCGTGCCCTGGCACCGTACCGAGCTGCGTTCCCTGGGCATTCCCGCCTGGCGTTTCGTGCGCACGCTGCTGACCGGCTACGAGCAGTCCGACGGCTGGCTGGTCGCGGGCGGGGCCGACGAGCTGCGCGAGAAGACCCGCCAGCTCTTCACCGACGGCCCGCGCCCGATCGGCGAGGCCGTGGCCATGGTGTCCCAGCTCGGCGTGCGCGAGGACGTCGCCGAGCGGTGGATCCTGGACGTGCCGCACCTGCGCGTGCTGGGGCAGCACGTGGTGCCGTGGCCGCGCAGCATCAACGAGAAGGCCGAGGCGGTGCTCGCGGTGGCCGGCACGCCGCTGTCGCCCGAGGAGATCCAGGAGCGCATCGGCGAGGACTACAGCCTGGTCGGCATCCGCAACCAGCTCACCGCCGACGACCGCTTCCTGCGGGTCGACCGCAACAAGTACGGCCTGACCCGCTGGGGCGGCGACGAGTACCTCGGCATCAGGGAGATGATCGCCCGCGAGATCGAGCGGGCGGGCGGCGAGGCGTCGGTCTCCACGATCGTGACGAACCTGACCTCCCGCTACGACGTCAGCGAGAGCTCGGTGCGCGCCTACTCGGGCGGCCCGGGGTTCGAGCGGACGCAGCGGGGCTGGATCCGGGTGGCGGGCACCTCGCCGAGCGGGGAGTCCGAGCCGTACCAGCCGCGCAAGGACGTCTCGCTGACCCGGCGCAGCTTCCGCTCCCGCGACGGGCGCTGGTGGCACCGGGTGGACGTCAACGCCGAGCATCTGCGCGGGTCGGGCTCGCCGCTGCCGACGGGGTTCGCGGCGTACCTGGGGATGGCGCCCGGCGGGCAGCTCACGGCCTCGGCGACGTCCGGCGACGTGGTGATCAGCTGGCACAACCAGCCCACCATGGGGTCGATCCGCAACGTGCTGGCCGAGTACAAGGCGAGCGAGGGCGACCACGTCTTCCTGACCGTCTCCGACGGCGGCGAGCTGCTGACCCGCTACCTGCCGGCCGCGCCGGTCGGGATGCCGCCCGTCAACCGGGCCCTCTACCTGCTCGGCTACACCGCTCCCGTCAGCTCGGAGATGGAGGGCCTGCGGCTGATCGGGGCCAGGATCGGGCTGCCCGACACGGCGGCGCGCGAGGAGATCCTCGGGCGGCTGCGCGAGCGCGGCGACCGCGACATCCTCGGTTTCCTGGGCGGATGACGCCCGGCTAGGCTCGGGAGAATGCTGCGGATCCACGACACGCGCGCCGGTCAGGTCGTCCCGCTCCGGCTCGGCAGGCTGGTGCGGATCCACGTCTGCGGGCCCGCGGCCGACCGGCGGGCCCATGTCGGCGACCTGCGCGCGTACGTGCTGGCCGACCTGGTGCGGCGGGTCCTGGAGCGGGGGCGGGCGCGCGTGCTGGCCTGCCGGCCGATCATGGACGTCGGCGCGGCCCGCGCCCACGAGGACGCCTTCCGCGCCGACGCCACCGCGCTCAACATCCGGCCGCCGGAGCACGCGCCGCAGGCGAGCGAGAACGCCGGGAGCGTGGTCGAGCTGATCGCGAAGCTGGTCGAGCGCGGCCACGCCTACGCGCTGCCGGACGGCTCGGTCTTCTTCGACGCGCGCACGTTCCCTGCCTACGGCGAGCTCTCCGGCGACGGGCCGGCGGAGCCCGGGGACGCCGATCCGCGCGGGCGCTTCCCCGCCGACTGGGCCCTGTGGGAGCCCGGCGACGGCCCCTGGGACTCGCCGTGGGGGCGCGGGCTCCCCGGCAGGCACGTCGCGTGCTCGGCCCTGTCGCTGCGCTTCCTCGGCCCGGCCGTCGACCTGCACCTCGGCGGCATCGACCGGT is part of the Nonomuraea coxensis DSM 45129 genome and encodes:
- a CDS encoding sigma factor-like helix-turn-helix DNA-binding protein, which codes for MNLSLSDLAPPVRWTSPGQVAPVLEEPQLPEAWWQALPLDRACAVVGTQTVAGHLADLAVAFWGHLQLGDVLPLLRFSDPAEAERTPETLGKDVVQKLFTGVFERLLEPVPEAAPAPARPDRPLPEVIDELFATLDDRQRAIARDRLYAAQRATLDELAQRFSVTRERIRQIERDLRDHVESWLAGQDAAPLVAHVTWLRGRLGSAAPADDLQATVPWHRTELRSLGIPAWRFVRTLLTGYEQSDGWLVAGGADELREKTRQLFTDGPRPIGEAVAMVSQLGVREDVAERWILDVPHLRVLGQHVVPWPRSINEKAEAVLAVAGTPLSPEEIQERIGEDYSLVGIRNQLTADDRFLRVDRNKYGLTRWGGDEYLGIREMIAREIERAGGEASVSTIVTNLTSRYDVSESSVRAYSGGPGFERTQRGWIRVAGTSPSGESEPYQPRKDVSLTRRSFRSRDGRWWHRVDVNAEHLRGSGSPLPTGFAAYLGMAPGGQLTASATSGDVVISWHNQPTMGSIRNVLAEYKASEGDHVFLTVSDGGELLTRYLPAAPVGMPPVNRALYLLGYTAPVSSEMEGLRLIGARIGLPDTAAREEILGRLRERGDRDILGFLGG